A segment of the Babesia microti strain RI chromosome II, complete genome genome:
AggtatacatatattatgatTAATGTAGCTTGAAGAAAAATTTGGAGTGGCATTAAATGATTCAGTAtgtaacaatattaaaacGCTCAAAGTACGTGAAGATAGATTTAGGACCTAGTAGATTCATTTGAAAAGGAACTtgctaataaataattttaattgaaataaattactaCTAATTACTACTAATTACTACTAATTACTACTAATTACTACTCCTGtttttagttatatatCCCTATTCAAATGTACCCTAGTATGCTTGCCGCACGCTTGCTAGTAGCGTGGTCACTTGACGGGGATATATGGATGTTGTGTGGTTAAATGCAGTTTATTTGCATAGAGATTCCTGGTAGAATCAGCACTGTGTATGAAAAGAGTGATTTAGGGACGGTTCTAAGCGCGTTTACGGGCTGTTAGGTGGAGACGCAGCAATTTTTGACGTAATAACAAATctcaaaattaacaaatacGATAAATGTGTAACTGGagataataatgaaataaaatgtatgcgaattataatttagtgcCTGTTCCACTAATCCTTCCACTCTCACAGAATGATAATTCTGTAATTTTGACGGCATCCTTTCGTTCTAGTGTATCATTGGTGGTGGAGGAGAGAAGGAGGAAGTCTGGTAAGGTAAATTATGAGGTTTTGGGGCcaatttgtgataattttacctTTGATAAACTGGCTGATTTTGCGTTTCTTAACCCAGTGCCTGTTGTACACGGAAAATTAGCAACACCTAAAATAATCGACCCAAACTATTCagacatattatttatcacAGCCGACAAATACGTAAAACCTCCTTTATTTGTCAAACCTCCACAtacaattaacaatattctTAGTTACAGGAGcacaaataaatcaaataagGAAAGACTGGATGATGCAGCgaatgatgattttatttgtGACAAGGGGATGAATCCAGTGGCAAAGTATTCACTGCAAAATGTACCAAATTCACCACTTTCTGCGGCCATGAAGTTGGATCCAGACACCGAGcttttacaaattgttttagCTCTTTTTGACCGTCGGCCTATTTGGATACGCCAGGCAATACAGGAATTTATACCCGTCAAATATTCCAACTGGAAAAAAAAGATGGCCTTTTCGCGCGCTTGCTACTTATTCTCAGGTAGTTAAGTCTTTCATTAAGACGGCCCTTGGAGGGGGGCTCTAGTTAAATTGGGTTACGATCCTAGGACCAATAGTGATAGTTCTATATACCAAACCATTGATTTTCGTGATCCCTACTATCGCACAATAAAGTACAAGACGGAATTGAACCGCTCCAAAAAGGAAATTACAGAGAGACACCCTAACGACGAAACGATGAAACGCATCTACGGAAAGTTTGCATGCGATGTGATCGTACCAAATCTGGAACTCCACTTTTTACTTCCACCTAACAGGCCCTCCCAATTGTATCAGTTGTGCGATATTAGCGACGCCAAGGTACAGCTCCTTATGACGACCAAGTCAAACTATTCATCCAAGTGCTCGCGGGCCAGCGGTAATTGAACTATTATACAGGCTGGTTCCATCCTAGCGTTCTTGTGCAGGTCCGACAGATTATGAACGTAAAAAGCAAGCTCATGAGGCAGACTGATAACAGATGAAGactaattgtttttatacACACAACTGCGTACTATAGCAAAGTGTTTATTTAGCGAATTTCAGTATAACcatgcaataaatttaaaactCTGAAAAATAGCTAACGGAATGGAAagaattgtaaatataaatcaCCTCCCCTCACCTCCCTCCTTCCCTCTGcatctatataataaaagaaatattaatttacaaatttacaaattgtgAGATAGCGTTAGTGTAGAATAATATGTTACAAATGCTGGCTGgtttgatgaatttttgaACAGTTGGCAATGACTTCCAGAATTTCTTCGTCCGTAATGTTAATGTTAATTAAAGCATCCTTCTCTGCACGAATACCAATAGCTAACTTGGCGGCGTGCTGTGACATAGAGACAAACATATTTAACTTGCTAATGTTTCTCTCCAGCATTAAGATTTCGTTTTTCCAGTCCTCAGAGGAATAATACATTTCAATAGTTTCTATTATGTCCTCTGGGCACATGATCTGCTCAGAGTCAAGAATGGCCCGTTTATTCGCTTCAATTTGGTTTGTTAGCCTAGAATTACTAAGAATGAGCTGCCAAAGTTTGGGACGCTCTATCGTAAACCTGTAAAGGTTGTAAAACTTGACAAGCCTTATGAACCTGCTTGTGCCCAGGTGCTTTAGAGATAAAATAGCCTCGTCCAGCTCAATAAGAGACAGAGCCTGCCAATCGTAAAGTCCGTCACAAAACAATAAATCTATTAGCTGGCAGTCAACATCATTGACACGAGATAACTCCTCAACGCTCCAAGGAAATATTTCAGCTAGCCTACTGGAAACCACGTCAGAAGACCCAAAAAGCTTTCTGAAGTCACAAAGAACCCTAGCAGAAGGAACTTGCCCCAACTTAGCAATATCTGCCAGCATAAGCTCAAGACGACCCCCCGAAACGGCTCCGGAACGCCGAAATAATGCAGTGAAAATGTGACGGGAAACGATAGCCTCAGGAAAGACAAGGTGCTTATTATTCAACTTCCTAGAAAAACTGTACCAGAATGCATAACGAACGATAAAAAACTGCGCCGAATGTGGCAAATCGATAGAACGCCTCCTCAGTCCACTAATCAACGATGACTCAGAAATCGTCCTTATCAACGATGAAATGTGGACTGGCCCCAGGGGACGGTGCCTTAGGGGCCTGGAGCCACTACGATAACGAGCGATTTCGTCCTTCCATTCCCCCGAAAAACTGTAATATGATGGCTCAATCAAAAGGGTTTGGGACTTGTAGTCCAGATAAATTCTTGCGTCACACAATTTGACGTGGTGCGAAAGACAGGTAGCAACGAACCAGTGCCATGAAGCAGATTCCACAGATACGCCGGGCACAGAAAGAATAGAACCAAAACGGCGCCGGTTTTCGTGCCCAATAAAAAGGCAGCGCAGTAAAGCCAGGTGAGAATAAAGCGAAGCTGCGATGGGCAGGGCGGCAATGCCCCGGAGGTCGTAGTAGTAGCTCCAGTGAAAAATAGTGCATGTCACTACGTTAGTAACGAGAAATAAAGACTCAATACCATTAAGTATGTCGTTATCGCACTTTTCATATGGggaattgtatatatgtagCGATAAATGCAACGTAAAAAACATAAGATTCAGCTTATTACGCAGGCTCTCAGAATCCCCACTGGGGTCCAATAATGGGGGAGCTGCCACCAAATAAACAGTGGCCACGCAACGCAGTTGGAGAAAAATATCCCACAGCCTGCGGCTGTACATAAACCCGTGCAGGCGATGGAACGTCCCGTTCTTGTTGGTACATAACATATAGACGACTAAGGtccaataaataatacaagaaaaaaaaatcactcGGGCGGATATAAGCCCCAACCGAAAGAACGGGTCGCTTGGGTTACAGGTCACAACAGGCATGCTGAGGAGCACCTGCAGGGGGCTCTGCTTCGCGTAAGAAGTGGCAACGCAATGGGACATTTGCAAGGCGTTAAAAATTGCCATGGGGGTATGCAGGTATGCCAGCACCGCAAAGGCGCCAAAAAAATCTGCGTATAATCTGGAGAAGCGCTTGCGGTGCCTGACGAGACCGACCAGGGCTAGAACGCACGCCACGATAAGCAGATCCACCATAGGAGCCAGAACGTTGCAGAGGCGTTGAAGGTACCATACGGAGACAAAGGGGTTATGAATGGGGAACCTTTGGGCCAGCACAGAGGCCAGCCTTGGCAGCAAGCAGCCGACTCTAACGTTGAGTCCGAAGAGGTAAATGAAGGCGTAAAAGATTAGGCGGTAGGCGCCAGTGAATCTGGCCAGGGACGAGTAAGAAGTGGAGGCCAGCATACCGAAGGGAACAACCGACAGTGCATATAAGAGCCAGATCTTGACGAAGATCGCATTTGCACTTATACTGCCGCGCCCCAGCGCGCGCATGTAGCGAAGAAAAAAGAACACAAGCGCTGAAACGACAAATCTGGGCAGTAAAAATAGCAAAATTTCCTGCAAAAGCGGCCGGCACGGAACGCAGGGGCCTCCGTAGTAGAAGGTATCGTGCGCGGAGTTACAGAGACTGCACAAATACCCTTGCGTACCGGGGACACAGGCAGGGCCAAAAAAACCGGGACACCTCTCGGGCAAAACACAGGCGTGGAATTCTGGGGACAAATCATACGTCCAGTCGTCCTGTGTAAGCGACGTCTTATAGTCGCCACTTGGCGTCCATAAACTAGACCTGGACCCGTGGTGCGAGGAATTTGGAATATGCATGGGATAGTACCCAAATCTGGGCAACGGACGACTGTGCCTAAGCGCAACTAGAAACATATCTTTGTATCCAACCGCATTTTCACCGTCTGTAGTGGCGCTCCGCGGGTTAAAACTAGGCCCTGGTAAATTAACGAACCCGCCTAGGCAAATCCCGCCCTCGAGGCACTTAACACACTCAAGCCCCAAGACTCCCTCGCGGGGCGTTATAGCGAGGTAGGAGCCGTAGCGGCAAAAGCATTGGGCTTCGACTCTGGAACCGAGGTAGGAGGTGGAAAGAGCCATACAAAATCCATTACAGGGCGAATTGCCCAGCGCATTTTTAAAGGTGCCACGAGGGCACTTGTTACACGTGACAATTCCGTTGATGCGCGAGGTGACCGAGTAGCCAGGGAGGCAGCGACAGCTGGTGGGAGCTGAGTGGTCTAAAAAGTCATTGGGCATTTGGGAATTGTTAGGACAGGGTTGGGGAAATGCATGTGCCCTTTGGAATGTGGTTTCCATCCAGTAGCCCAGGCAGTAGTAGGAGCTCGGGCACCTAACGCATTTTACCCCCCCTGCGGCGCCCGTCCCTAGGACCGCGGCAGTGGCCTCTGTCTGAACGGCGTAGTAAATGGGTAGGCATGTGCACTGTGAAAAGCTATGTGAGCCGGTTGAGATGGTGGTCATGTTATCTCCGCAAGGTGTGCAGGAAGCGTTGGAAGTGTTGCTTTTGTAGTGGCCTACAGGGCATGGGACGCAATGGCGTTCTGAGCCAGCCGTAGAGGGATGGAAGCCAGAAACGCACATGCAGTCTTCGGGGGTCGATGCGCCCCTTGCCATAGTGACGGAGTTACTGGGGCAGGGGATTGGATAGGATTGACCTGTGCAGTAGTGGTCCTTTTTACATGGGACGAAAATGCGATTCATCCAGGATTGTTGGGGTCGCTCAAAGGTGCATGAAACGGATCCCAGAAAAACCAGGTCCTTGTGGTTATCCGAACTACCAATATTGTTTTCTTCCAGCAGATATCCTGGATTATCGATTTCTGGCCGTCCAAAAAATTCGAGTTTGCAAGGCCAGTAGGCGATGTTGTGGACTAGGGCATTCGTGAAGCCTTTAACAGATAGCGCTGGAATGACGTTATGCATGGAAAAGGTTACAGCCGTACAGTAAATGTTAATTTTGCACTCTTCGATGCAGTCTTTTAGTGTGGTCCTAAGAATAGTCGTGGAGTATTCGCCAGGCCTCAGCAAACCGCTCCCGCACTTTAGTAGAGGCTCCATATCCTCGTCCTTACTAGCCTTATCCTTACTAGCCTTATCCTTACTAGCCTTATCCTTACTAGCCTTATCCTTACTAGCCTTATCCTTACTAGCCTTATCCTTACTAGCCTTATCCTTACTAGCCTTATCCTTACTAGCCTCATCCTTACTAGCCTCATCCTTACTAGCCTTATCCTTACTAGCCTCATCCTTACTAGCCTTATCCTTACTAGCCTCATCCCCTTTGGGCTTGGGAGGGGGCTCGGAGATGTAAAAGCCCGGGATGGGCACGCAGTCACTAAACGACGTGGCGCCCTCGTAAAGAGTGGTAGAACCCGCAGGGCAGGGCAGACACGCGATGTCTGCGCCATCCAGGTGCTGGAAGGTGCCGCGCTTGCATGGCTCGCACTTTGCCAGCCCGGTGAGTGGGTTCCTGGAACCCAGTCTCAACCCGTAGCCCTTCATGCACATACAGTCCAAGGGACTGGTGCTGGACCGCTCGCGCGTAGTCATGTTTGGCCCGCATGGAATTATGGCCCTGCGGCAGTACATGCCCTTGGGGCATGGCATACACTGCCCGTTTCTTTTGTAGTATCCGAAGGAGCAATACTTGCAATTGAGTATGCTGGTAGACGCCTTCATCATTGAAAAGGACGCGCCCATGCCATCTCCGCCATGGACCGTACAGGGCAAACAATTTGAGTTGCCCAGCGTTTCCTTGTACGACAAGTAGTCGCACGGCACACATTCCCCGCCCTCACTGCTTTTACGATAGCCGGGATTGCACATACAATCCTCCAGGCTGCTGGCACCTGGCCCTTCGGTGCTCATAAATTCGGGGCACTTCACCTTTTTGTGAGTCCCTCCCGGGCAGTAAAACCCCTCGTTGCATGCCAAGCAGACCTGCTCTATCTCACCACCCTCGCCGCTTTTATAGTAACCGGGGTTACACACGCAGCCTAGTTGGGCAAGCCCCGTAGCCCCCGTCACCGAGCTGTGGGTATTGGGTGGGCAGCGTCCGTAGCAGGGGCTGTTGCCCAGGACTTCCTTGAATGTGCCCGCCTCACAGGGCAGGCACTTGCCCCCCTTCAGGTAGTGGCCAGGGCTACAGAGGcaaaatgatttattgtaAGCGAGATTTGTCTCTGTGGTCGAGTTCTCGGCACATTTTATGCAGGACTTAGATGCCTTGTCGTAGTAGCTCCCAATAGCGCACTTGTCGCAAATAAACTTGGTTTCGCTGACCCCTGGTGCTTCGGAATCGCTTGATTTCAAAGTAAAGCCCGAGGCGCAATTGACGAAAAATTCTACCTCCATATCAATGTGTCCGAATGGATCTGAAACGCGAATCAACATTTTCATGTTGCCAACACCATTCGGCGTACCATAAATCATCCCTTTCTTATCATAAAAAAAAATACCACTTCCTGTGTGCTCTTCCCTATTCAGCCACTCGTAGCTGTATTTAAAGTTGCCATCAATGCGCGGGAAAATTCTAAAGCTTACATTTTGCTTTAGCTGAAATAACAACGTGGGATAACTTACAGACACCCTGCTAAGGACGGATAAACTCATTACCCTGTAGACCAGCCCTGCCCCAGAACCGGTACTAGCCTTGTAGTGGGATAGGGCCAAGTAACGGAATTCACCCCCGGTCGTGTCCACCGTTACTATCTGTTCATCAAAAGGTATCCTCCTGAACCCTACCACCTCCCCTGCAAAATCGAGTATCATAATGCCCATATGCGTGAGGAGAGGGGCATAAAAGTATATAACGTAAAGCTCGTTGGCTGAATTACTCTGATGAAAACGTGTGTAGGGGCATATGCCGTACCTATCACAGGGAATTACCACCCTTGATCTACCAAGGTCCACATAAAATACGCGAGAAACGTTATCAAGGatgaataatttcaatCCCCTATCCGACTCGTTCACGCTAAACCAGCTGACCGATCCGATCCCCTCCACCAACGCCTCCCTACCCTTGTAGAGCAGCTTTCTACTGGTGTCATCATATACATAAGAGTGGATTTCGCCTCCAAATGAAACATAAATCAGATAGGCTGACGCAAAAACGGCCAAAGGCCTCGAAGATACCCCATTATGGACAATCTTTATTTGGTTAATAATAGTCATATCTTTGCTGAGCAAAAACAGATGATAGTGCTTTAATATCACTACTAGCTCGCCAAACAGGCACATTGATATAGTTAACTGCCCAATAGCTCCGGAATGCGGCACATTTACCATCTCGACGCCGAAATTACCGGGCCTAATGAGAAAATGTGACATTCTACTGTCATCTAGGATGTAAATATGTCCAAGAGAAATTATTGCATTAACATCACTACTTGGCTCAATGTCTATGAGCAAATACTGGGAGTTTCCCGCGTTGACAAACCCAATGTGTACTGGTTTATCACCCACGGTGCTACAGACCTTGTACAGCCCTGCCTCCACTGGGGGTTCGAAAGTAAACCCCAGGGCTTCGGGTGTCAACTTGCTCAGCTTACTAGACGCAACTAATCCATCAATCCCAAATTCAGTTCTGGATCCAGGTTTATTTGACACCCCTTTAAGAATTTTGTCCCTTTCAAAATAGATGTTGTTTTTTTTTAGCTTATCGAAGGTATTTCCAAGAGACTGGCAGTCTGCGTCCAAATTCTTCAAAAGTACAACGGCACCAG
Coding sequences within it:
- a CDS encoding RNA polymerase III transcription factor (TF)IIIC subunit (overlaps_old_locusTagID:BBM_II01460), with protein sequence MQFICIEIPGRISTVDGSKRVYGLLGGDAAIFDVITNLKINKYDKCVTGDNNEIKLPVPLILPLSQNDNSVILTASFRSSVSLVVEERRRKSGKVNYEVLGPICDNFTFDKLADFAFLNPVPVVHGKLATPKIIDPNYSDILFITADKYVKPPLFVKPPHTINNILSYRSTNKSNKERLDDAANDDFICDKGMNPVAKYSLQNVPNSPLSAAMKLDPDTELLQIVLALFDRRPIWIRQAIQEFIPVKYSNWKKKMAFSRACYLFSDGPWRGALVKLGYDPRTNSDSSIYQTIDFRDPYYRTIKYKTELNRSKKEITERHPNDETMKRIYGKFACDVIVPNLELHFLLPPNRPSQLYQLCDISDAKVQLLMTTKSNYSSKCSRASGWFHPSVLVQVRQIMNVKSKLMRQTDNR
- a CDS encoding GCC2 and GCC3 (overlaps_old_locusTagID:BBM_II01465), with product MGSVVPKYIRACGAIFFSLGCRFLTTFAAIILFVTGLGGSERPDVPIYGTHDYIAHARAEIGSAGDKLILCEFNSDCIICLDDFKSQWDKPVNLTDTISLKSACNKDSQSSFYSNIKKTNVTGKSLCYLAEWTRESTPNFGYIIYHICHASTSLVQVLVAAPFELKVRQYSTGYIDILMSGVVLDYMEGQIEYCDDKSNPVVIPIGVSETEEGIFAMLRVISKTRKKACNRLLVTPRAAKKQEFPKLKRGFANSVLFYTISNTYKVDKELWWDPGEYWVVMVEGIPKEANVNFMVVSERSRDGSLSYCGNKNPRWHSQVHKSSYNNTREKFVCKLNHPNYIDMALICACILPSCSEPINFNILVDNVLLNGDKLTYARVDPFGVVSVYQLGGHTVSTSIALVPAFFKKCSNATSYIRYLTRARPPLYLLPLEFYSDLATTAKYSASSSLALNGKIKLVENVEDTLDCPPYDLDNSFQNFINRKYHSVPLTSISYRSQERERIYIDNKSILTFQPNFSFYYGGTTSMHESLMIPHFHFGGNLPYMVCECASSSRTGCGAPSDFIKEAGVVTANPLYGSFTEIRLNLDRAVFVAYIDANIGATGGLFKVVCEGDSIGVIVSANFGGKKVLPGGVEVREIISAPLQLHMAVTYMLYFFPLYGDTSPASPKADTLGVPFKADDYISRLKSEELGQWYENPTTGAWAKAVKYSALSSGKSISIAKSTDGELIKKLLSYRYQLLGNFVRLLNTSTFDSVGQTLKKDFDNAKDVCMGKYCEFVIGGRVTKVQSDDDRWQYLSTFTTPGYYEGQLLHMSSGSNSYLELRGRGLVFYNSGAVVLLKNLDADCQSLGNTFDKLKKNNIYFERDKILKGVSNKPGSRTEFGIDGLVASSKLSKLTPEALGFTFEPPVEAGLYKVCSTVGDKPVHIGFVNAGNSQYLLIDIEPSSDVNAIISLGHIYILDDSRMSHFLIRPGNFGVEMVNVPHSGAIGQLTISMCLFGELVVILKHYHLFLLSKDMTIINQIKIVHNGVSSRPLAVFASAYLIYVSFGGEIHSYVYDDTSRKLLYKGREALVEGIGSVSWFSVNESDRGLKLFILDNVSRVFYVDLGRSRVVIPCDRYGICPYTRFHQSNSANELYVIYFYAPLLTHMGIMILDFAGEVVGFRRIPFDEQIVTVDTTGGEFRYLALSHYKASTGSGAGLVYRVMSLSVLSRVSVSYPTLLFQLKQNVSFRIFPRIDGNFKYSYEWLNREEHTGSGIFFYDKKGMIYGTPNGVGNMKMLIRVSDPFGHIDMEVEFFVNCASGFTLKSSDSEAPGVSETKFICDKCAIGSYYDKASKSCIKCAENSTTETNLAYNKSFCLCSPGHYLKGGKCLPCEAGTFKEVLGNSPCYGRCPPNTHSSVTGATGLAQLGCVCNPGYYKSGEGGEIEQVCLACNEGFYCPGGTHKKVKCPEFMSTEGPGASSLEDCMCNPGYRKSSEGGECVPCDYLSYKETLGNSNCLPCTVHGGDGMGASFSMMKASTSILNCKYCSFGYYKRNGQCMPCPKGMYCRRAIIPCGPNMTTRERSSTSPLDCMCMKGYGLRLGSRNPLTGLAKCEPCKRGTFQHLDGADIACLPCPAGSTTLYEGATSFSDCVPIPGFYISEPPPKPKGDEASKDKASKDEASKDKASKDEASKDEASKDKASKDKASKDKASKDKASKDKASKDKASKDKASKDKASKDEDMEPLLKCGSGLLRPGEYSTTILRTTLKDCIEECKINIYCTAVTFSMHNVIPALSVKGFTNALVHNIAYWPCKLEFFGRPEIDNPGYLLEENNIGSSDNHKDLVFLGSVSCTFERPQQSWMNRIFVPCKKDHYCTGQSYPIPCPSNSVTMARGASTPEDCMCVSGFHPSTAGSERHCVPCPVGHYKSNTSNASCTPCGDNMTTISTGSHSFSQCTCLPIYYAVQTEATAAVLGTGAAGGVKCVRCPSSYYCLGYWMETTFQRAHAFPQPCPNNSQMPNDFLDHSAPTSCRCLPGYSVTSRINGIVTCNKCPRGTFKNALGNSPCNGFCMALSTSYLGSRVEAQCFCRYGSYLAITPREGVLGLECVKCLEGGICLGGFVNLPGPSFNPRSATTDGENAVGYKDMFLVALRHSRPLPRFGYYPMHIPNSSHHGSRSSLWTPSGDYKTSLTQDDWTYDLSPEFHACVLPERCPGFFGPACVPGTQGYLCSLCNSAHDTFYYGGPCVPCRPLLQEILLFLLPRFVVSALVFFFLRYMRALGRGSISANAIFVKIWLLYALSVVPFGMLASTSYSSLARFTGAYRLIFYAFIYLFGLNVRVGCLLPRLASVLAQRFPIHNPFVSVWYLQRLCNVLAPMVDLLIVACVLALVGLVRHRKRFSRLYADFFGAFAVLAYLHTPMAIFNALQMSHCVATSYAKQSPLQVLLSMPVVTCNPSDPFFRLGLISARVIFFSCIIYWTLVVYMLCTNKNGTFHRLHGFMYSRRLWDIFLQLRCVATVYLVAAPPLLDPSGDSESLRNKLNLMFFTLHLSLHIYNSPYEKCDNDILNGIESLFLVTNVVTCTIFHWSYYYDLRGIAALPIAASLYSHLALLRCLFIGHENRRRFGSILSVPGVSVESASWHWFVATCLSHHVKLCDARIYLDYKSQTLLIEPSYYSFSGEWKDEIARYRSGSRPLRHRPLGPVHISSLIRTISESSLISGLRRRSIDLPHSAQFFIVRYAFWYSFSRKLNNKHLVFPEAIVSRHIFTALFRRSGAVSGGRLELMLADIAKLGQVPSARVLCDFRKLFGSSDVVSSRLAEIFPWSVEELSRVNDVDCQLIDLLFCDGLYDWQALSLIELDEAILSLKHLGTSRFIRLVKFYNLYRFTIERPKLWQLILSNSRLTNQIEANKRAILDSEQIMCPEDIIETIEMYYSSEDWKNEILMLERNISKLNMFVSMSQHAAKLAIGIRAEKDALININITDEEILEVIANCSKIHQTSQHL